In the genome of Lathyrus oleraceus cultivar Zhongwan6 chromosome 4, CAAS_Psat_ZW6_1.0, whole genome shotgun sequence, the window ATGACACATAATCActttaacaaaattaaaaatatgccAGGTGTAGGACCTCTTATTAGATTCCATGCCACCTGGATATTAGGGGGTTCTATGAAGGAATCTACATAACATAAGGGGGGgtttacaaaaaatatttttacaggggggtaatcctaaactcgctaacattacaggggggaaaagtgtatttaaccctttattttattttattttttttttgtttttcttttttttttttttttttcgtttttcttctttttttttttttttttttttttttttttttttttttttttttttttctttttttttttttttttttttttttttttttttttttttttttttttttttaaacaaaagtaagagaaacaatgatgtataattcaagcatgcttggtgatctcaaaccaatcacaaggagtcccacccaaaggcaaagggaaccaagatgctcatgatccttgaggctatgcaaatgcaatgttatgatgccatgagggatcttagggtcaaaattggggtcttacacatgtGAGTCCATGTTCTTTAGTAAGACCCTTGTCATATGAGTCCTTGTACTTTGACAAGTTCCTGTTCTTCTTGCCTTGTTAGTACCAGTTGCTTAGGAAAACCTTACTTTTGCtccctttggtttaaacaccCCCTTTATCTCTTTTCTGATTTAAACACCGatctttggtttaaacaccacatttgttctcttttggtttaaacaccacctttTGCTATTTTCTGGTTTAAACACGGacttttggtttaaacaccattcCATTACCATGTCAGTCCCAGTGCTTTGGTAAGCCTTTTCTttccggtttaaacaccaccctCATCTTATCTTTTTCTCAGTCTTTGTCctctgaactacggagctctgacttccttatttcactataaagatacgtaggcacgagtatgcgaatccttggcgagcactttCTCCATTTTCTCACCTTTTTTTTCCTCTCTGGTTCCAtgaactacgaggctctgactttctcattccACTATGAGAATAGGTAGGCATGAGGGCCACAATACTCCTCGAGCATTCCTTTTCCTAACCCATTTTATGTTTTGCATGTACATGAAGATAGCAACACCCACCCAAGCAAGAGCattcaaaatggttcccatggagtaccatgtatgtgaggggtgctaatatcttccccttgcataaccgacttccttacaCATTTCTATGTTCCtccttgggttttatcgatattttcccttccctcttttgggataaagAATGTTCGGTGGTGACTCTATTGTATCTTCGAGCGTGTGATGTGTTTGGGGCATATTTCGTGTGGCGTCAGTTGGCTACTCTACTTGGGAATCTCTGATTTTCTAACTAGAGAGAAAGTCGAGCCTAGTTTTGTTTGTTCCTTGTTTGCTTGGGTGTTTACTTTCTTGTTTGCCTGCTTTTATCTTTTATGTTGTTTATTGTATACTTTATTGCTTTAGATTTTCAATTTTGCTAACCATGTTCTGGATATTATTGTGGTACTTTCTGTGGGTTGGGGATGATGTTCCATGAGagaagctctatacccgagctcAAGCATAAACACATGATAGTATCGTGGCTATAGTCGTGCTGACCTACTTGGAGTTAGTCCTTGTTTATGGTTAACATGAGACGTCACACCTATAGTAGATCCTTTTGGGAACATCATTGTCCGATGAGTCATTTGTTTCAGGCAATGGTTTCTCAATGGGGATCCATGACTATAGGGACCTTTTTAAGGTTACCTTTGAAGACTAGTTCACACATGTGAGTGGGATATTTGATTCTCTTTTGCAGGAAACCAGGACCCTGCATACCTTTGTTCTCCTATAACGCCATACTTTTGAACCTGTGCAGAGTAGTATTTACTATTTATCCAGAACATGTGGCACTCGTGAATCCATGATGCTTGCATTATCATTACAtcatatttaaattaatttttagCATGTGCATTTTTAGGAAATCATCAGTTTGTCACTTGAGGTAGTTCATTTAGTTATAGAGAAGTTTGACCGAAGGAATATATATCAGTACAAACACAGAGATTCGAAGTTTGATGAGTTTAAGAAGCTTGGTTCCTTGTTGGTGGGTGATCATAAATATGTCTTCAAGAGGGTCTATGGTAATTTGTTAGGTGTCCTGATGACCAAGGTAGATCTGGGGTTGATCCTTACTTTTGCCCAGTTCTATGATCCCACGCTGCATTGTTTCATGTTCCAGGATTTTCTTCTAGCTCCTACTCTGGAGGAGTTTGCTCATATTGTCTGTTTTCCAGTTAGAGATCAAGTTCCTTACATGGGTACTGTTGGATTTCTAGAGGTTGCTTTGGTTGCTAAAACTCTCCGTCTCAAGAAAAATGTGGTTGAATCTAATCTTCGTGCAAAGGGGAACATCATAGGTTTTACTTCAAAATTTCTTTTTGAGAAGGCCACTTTGTTTGCTAGTAGTGGAAGTTGGGATTCCTTCTATGTTGTTTTTTCTCTCCTTATTTATGGGTTGATATTTTTTCCAAATATTGAAGAGTTCGTCAATAAAACCACTGTTACTATTTTCATCTCCAGAAATTTGGTGTCAACTCTCTTAGCTGATGTATTCTTTTCTTTCCATTGGAGAAACCAGAAAAGAGGTGGGACGATTAATTGTTGCATTCCTTTGCTTTACAAGTGGATTTTGACTCACTTTCCAAGAAGAAGACCTTTTGTAAACAACATTGGAGCTTTGAAGTGGTCTCATAGGTTGATGTCTTTGGATGCTGAGAATGTTATTTTGTATTATCGTGACTATGATGGGGTGGAGCCTATTTACAATTGTGGAGATTTCCATAATGTTCCTCTTGTTAGTTACAAAGGTGGAGTCATCAATTACAATCCTGTTCTTTCACTTTGTCAATTGGGTTATATGTTGAAGGAAAAGCCCGAAGCCAATCTGTTAGAGGAGTTGAAGGGGTTGATAATGCAGATATGATGAAGAGGAAACGGTGTGCTTGGGTCAAAGTTTAGTGTATAGGGAAGAAGTAATTGGGAAAATGAAATTGCAGTGTAGTAGAGTCATATACAGATGGGTAAAATCTAGAGCCAAGAGTATCAAGCTCCCATATCCATGGGAACCTTCCATGAGTTTTAAGGCACCCAAGCcttttgttattgttgttctTGAGGAAGATGCTCCCAAAGAGACTATCAAGAGCTTATAGAAAGATAATGTTGATCTCTGATATAATTTTAGTAGGATTATGAGAGAGAACGAAGACTTGGAGCTTAACCTCAACCAGAAGAGAGCAATGGCATTCCAAGCGATGGAGAAGGCCTAAGAGGAGTAGTtcaaaaggatgaaggtaggtAACACATTGAAAAGGACCATTGACAATTTGTTCATCAAGAATAATCAACTCGTTGATACCCAGTATCAAGCCTACAATAGTGAGATCAGTTGCCAAGATTAGCTTAAGAAGTTTCAAGAACAGTTGGAGGGTTGCAAGAGTCGTCAACTATCGTATCTCGAAAAACACGATCCCTCACGATTGTCGCAGAAAAAATGATTCGAACAGAGTCGCtgtcaaactttatttattccaatgaaggaataggaaaatatcgataaaaccttttaaaGATAGAATAATGGttgtcgcaaccatattcgggttcgggagtcgattatacaatgggaaggtattagcacccctcacgtccgttgtactcaacaggaaccttttagttaaaacttacgatttgaatgttagctaaatgttatttgttttcttcaaGTGAATAAAAGATTGAAAAGAGAAATTAAAGTAAACCTCAAAAGGGAAAaatggaggttttttattagtgtgctcgcaaAGATCTCAGAATCTCGTACCTACGtatctgtagcggggtattcgttaccattagagatattgactaaatccaaggtaaatcatacaagtcgagtcgctaccgaacttctatttatccaaaggaatggttagaaagcgaacaaaaacctaaaagttttatcgaatcaaaaactagtaaaaatgtcagagatctgggtaagggggttggttatgcaatgggaaggtgttaggcacccaaatcatcctaggtactcctagggagcccttttcacatttgttgcaaaggttgttgtttttttttgaaaatttatttgtgcaaacatgattgaagggatgagaaaagtgtgtatgtttatctaatgtactacttactaaaagaagggtcaaaagaaaatgactcgcacggacattgcatccactgcatacgtatctcatatgaatctgagaattagagtcttcgtagctcggctacctaggggttaaggaggagtgtgctcgctaagacatcacgtcttatgcctacgtatctcatctggaatgaaaatcagagcaaaacgtagttcgaccacctatggggtaagggttgtgttttggggtgaacgacgttactacgcaatctaccggatgctcgacctttggagacttactcgcctgtagtagaaggagataacgtgtttttaggagaagaaaaaatcaatgagtttggggtgtttagggatgcttaggcaaaaaggcagtcctagatgaagaaaccgcgctaccttaaatgacatgccacgagaggctatacgaaacctaagaaatcggtaacatgcgggaaaagtaaagggatcgagagatctaccgtacggataaagatccgaagtaacaacaattagataaataagaaacccaaagactcttccaagctaaacaccatcaaagaaagtgagtcagtacaggtaatcggaataaacctccaggtggtatcccacaaataaagtggaacaccagacaagccatctctgcaagagtcatatgatccatcacaaaacaaaactcaacaaacaggttagagaaacaagatagggtaatcaagagttgcccccaaatcaaaatgtaaccacatgaatcatgccattaaaattcacaaaaagctcacaaaaagcaaccaagggtagaaggcctaaacctcttgtcaaacacatgcatcaaaaaggtatcaaattcacccataatacctcatacattcagagcattcaaattaaaagcataaagtaatgggaataaggcaaacctgactggagagatcgaatgaaattgaattgcccggttgggtttgcaaagcaatctgagggtttatatgagagggaattggttctttgccgatgagttcccttcagtctctggaggttgctctgaactctgttagctcttctctcactatctttttccctgccagggtaataggaatagaatgaccttttgtttcactgaaactctgaatttataacctgatttttgtggacctgttggctcaaatgagagaggcccaagtccaaaatttttctgttatattttatttatttatttatttatttatttatttattattttattttattttcgttctttttttatttatttagttttaaacgcgtgggcttcgcctagcgagcatgacagttcaagaaattcctctgagcgtaggtgattctggtggcttttcttgggactcgctaggcgactcattctgctcgcctagcgagcatgacaactcatgaacaaacttttgctccttcaagattaacgttttgactgacgaatagaccccatttgaacctgttggaagtatctcaagccattcccttgtgttgactgatcatctaaatagaacccacaaagtgtcttggatgatactcaagcttcaaataaaagatgttagtgacacatttttgtgcttttggttagtaaacaaaagtaagagaaacaatgatgtataattcaagcatgcttggtgatctcaaacccatcacaaggagtcccacccaaaggcaaagggaaccaagatgctaaagatccttgaggcaatgcaaatgcaatgttatgatgccatgagggatcttagggtcaaaattggggtcttacagatgcccctatttaaggtcattctagccggagaagtgaaggttaaaatcttcgtctcgacggggtagaatgggcttaaataataacaaagagacgaattttggtccctaagagacctcatgatgcaaatgtaggtatgaaaaatggtagcactctgtggagatatgtgtccacaaaagcaaagaaatcagaagccactgataatccatatgagcaattcactccatgggaccaagaccctggggactctcttggggatagaaaagggataaaaatgcgcgagcaggtcacgactcaaagcgtggggaacaaaattccaaagggaaaagatccaatggaaagactcgagctgactcgaagatgcatgtattgaggaatatgccaatacagcaaaaaactatccacagcggatacttcggataaaatccggatgaaaacaatcccctaagggacttcgctggggatgtccacaaggacactcctggggaagcagcgggacgaggtattaccggttactgggtaataagctcaaggagacatgtgatctgaacgccaggtatgagggtgagagatacaacatgctcaggaagagatgaatatccaagaccggtataagggtgagagatatcaaaacttcaaaatgtctgaggaaaacctaaaaggtatacttcaactcagggattctgactccacaggggacaaaaagtcataatagggagcagagaggaaggaacaccagggataccggttactgggcatataataggtgaccaaccaaggcgtgaattggggaatattcccaagatACTCATCATCCAAAAAAGGGCTAAAAGTAAACTtgattacaggatggatattcgactccacaaagaggatacgaatcttactcaactggaGAAGAACAAAAGGattcagacccgagagtgcatgagatatactatctattaccgttagaacgtagataatatactcgcatggacgattatccataaccggttactgggttaataaaggttaaatcgaccgaaaagaaaaggcatcgggataccgaaactaggtatataatgatgaccaattcaggggagaaacaatcgtgaccaacaacaacaaggtagacgagagatgacccgctagggataaattgcgtaatcagggcaattatccaagcagatgaggggatatcatcaccgaatattggatgaagataactgtcaccaattaaagatgagcataaatagttactctgcaaaaagggaagaaatagggtttacaactaccggtatgagggtagagaaacacagactctgccggggataataattactaattgttgagcaattattcatttaccacggggaaacaggaaaagagtctcaaaagaccgatctaggatcaaactagataggcgcaccaaatcaagacttgtcctggtgaggatataactcaatggggaaaaccatcccagtatatgtgttaggaaggaacaaaaacaatcaacatccacgaggatataacccggtggggaatatggaagaaaggatagacgctttctgcctatggagttgactctatatggagagatcagacacacatGTCTGCTTagggaagtatatcaccaaatagcaggagacaacaaacaacgatatatggcaaagaatgcaatatgaatatcggaatgttataattatgcatgaatatgcatggtttatgtatgatgtatgctgacagacagacatatttaacacaaccaggtccaggaatcaaccacccggtactacatctcaagagagaaagccaagttcatcggggagtatccaatctgctggggatcagagataccaggaagcaaagaactcttcaggggatgaatcatcaatcattctagctggggacgagagttatcacagacaaggtccaccataccaacaactctactggggaatctatccgaggagataaaggatttatcgggatcaaccaccaaataccgctcttgcccaaaaagatccaagctgctgaggaagaaagattgctactctgctggagggaagagaggtgactctcaacaagcaatccacttggtaggataaaccacaaggggttccggagggaggagatacagtcatgccaggaatatggacaaaaatcttaccctgttggggatcgtaccacccttgggagagcattgaggatctcctaagtatcctttcgtcattgtgaatgttcactttgtttaaaaacaaattataaaaaatttgatcgtttaaaacaatgatattttcttaatcaaaacatgcaaaacatttgttgaatagaaacagataagagtgccaataattggataaaaggctcaaatttatttgatagaatggtagtctgcgaatggcaagactccatagatctttacaaatttgaaattggtgatatatattggaaaagggctacattgaacataatgaccatttctccaccaattctgaatccgatgtatttgaaactttggctgataatgagcaaggatctctgacggacgacagttgtagaacaaagtcttgtcaggatgcagttacttgccaaatccctaatttttgcctagattgccccaggatgaggtactcaatctagcgggatacatatatcattattatatattttttgtgtctctaactttttcctggatcgccctttcgggttttcaatccaccgagacgctcatttttgcctaagccgccctttcgggttttcaacttagcgagctattcagtttttttctgtttttttaggcgaagtatttcttgactgcatctgaattcacaggacgagtgaaatcctccccatccatagttgtaagtatcaaagcaccgcctgaaaaggctctcttaacaacatacgaaccctcatagtttggagtccacttgcccctggaatcgggcgcgaaagactagactttcttgagcacaaggtcaccttctcggaacacacgaggcttgaccttcttatcaaaagctttcttcatcctttgctgatataactgactgtggcacatggcggtcaatctcttttcttctatcaagttcagctggtcataacgactctgaacccattcagcatcagtcaacttggcttccatcaagactctcattgacgggatctccacctctacggggagtacagcctccgatcttgacttagcgatcatatcgtcaacgtatACCTCAATCttcttgtgcatcatatcatgaaacaaggtggtcatagctcgttgacacgtggctccggcgttcttcaaactgaagggcatcactcgataacagaatgttccccaaggtatgatgaatgttgtcttctccatatccttgggtgccattttaatctgattatatccggaaaatccatccataaatgagaagaccttgaatttagttgtattgtctaccaacatatcaatatgtggtagagggaaatcatctttaggactagctttattcaagtctctatagtccacgcacatccggacttttccatctttcttaggcacgggcacaatattggccacccattgaggatatatagaagtcaccaggaaccccgcatcaatttgcttctgaacttcctctttgatcttcactgccatatcaggataagttcttctgagcttctgctttacaggcatgcactcaggctttagaggtaggaaatgttgcacaatatcagtatctagaccaggcatgtcttcatatgaccaggcaaagacgtcaacatattctcgtagcaacttaatcaaccccttcttaatagattcttccagaagtgccccaatctttacctctcgcacacaatcttcagaccccaagttgactgtttccagattctcaagatgcggctgaatgatcttctcttcatgctcaagtagccgggtgatctcatcaggaatctcttcaacatcatcttcttccgcctcaaatacagggaattcaaaattgggagatggtgttgggtcattatgttcaatgggtttagaaatcaacgttaacttatggacaactgttggaatatccacagcgacccaattgttgcagaccccaccagggatgatgaagttgccagaatcctttgtatcttcttctaaaacggcaacAACCTcctcatcttgaccggtgtggataaaacctccactcttgaataacccttgtttgttgaaagtaccagaagaaaaacctatgccagcccgggacttgttgtcttctaactcaatcatttttcctaaaccagtggttgcaccacgctcaatggctagctttgcatctttgtaggaagcaaatgaaggagttctcttctcaataggctcagctatagataaagcttggaaaggagttccaatttcaacctcagcatctatataagagaaggaagacaaatggctaaccaggagagccctttcttcccctaccaccaccagcttcttgtttttcacgaatttcaatttctggtgtagggtggacgtcacggcgcctgcctcgtgaatccatggtttgcctaagagacaactataccatgggtgaatgtccataacctggaaggtaatctggaaatcacttggtccgatcttgattgggagatcaacttccccaatcacagttttgcgagacccatcgaaagccttcacaactaccccactctgcctcatgagaggcccttgatatgatagctttgagagagtggactttggtaatatgttcaatgatgacccggtgtccaccagtacattggacatggcgtcgtctttacaacccatagatatatgtaatgccaagttgtggtctcttccctcctcagggagatcagagtcacaaaagcccaggttgttgcaagcagtaatgtttgtaacaatgctatcgaattgctccaaagtgacatcgtgatctacatatgtCACATCtaacaccttctgcagagcctctcggtgtggttctgaatttaagagtaaggataacacagatattttggatggtgtttgtagaagttggtctacaacattgtactcgcttttcttgatgagcctcagcatctcatcgcagtcttctttcacattgccgcttgggccaacagaagtaggagttatcaacgtagaggagggtttaacaataggtgccggattcggagtgctcacagcattcccaatcgggctttcaacaaaatcagccttagcctggggcttgggaggtgctgaaaatacacgaccactacgggtcaaaccgctaacatcggcaatattcacaacagaagaaaagggcaaggacacctctttcccattctctactgctacggcgttgtagcgatagggaactgccttttcagaggagtaaggcacaggaccagcaggcttaatgatcagggcgggagaagccttctgcttgctaccattgtacttgatgataacaggcttgggtatccggaacactggggagatcacattgacctcaagctcattttcatcaacattcctgttttgaaggatctcaatgactccttcgtccaacatttcctgaacatccttgcgcacctgacaacaacccaatcggttaacagagcagactcggcatctatcatggtcatgctcataatgagtgtagtcacacaacaaacgatgcatctggaccagagactgttgaatatgactgacatatttaaccttgtattttccagggcaaccctggaccatgttgacagatttcccatgttcgggcaatgcgttcttcttcacattagggcctacgtccttaaaacatagaataccacacctcacaaggttttgaaccttggtcttcaaagggtaacaattctccacgtcatggccgggagcaccagaatggtaaacacaatgtaactcaggcttataccaccactgggggttagcaggtatagccggtggg includes:
- the LOC127137901 gene encoding uncharacterized protein LOC127137901, whose translation is MSSRGSMDFLLAPTLEEFAHIVCFPVRDQVPYMGTVGFLEVALVAKTLRLKKNVVESNLRAKGNIIGFTSKFLFEKATLFASSGSWDSFYVVFSLLIYGLIFFPNIEEFVNKTTVTIFISRNLVSTLLADVFFSFHWRNQKRGGTINCCIPLLYKWILTHFPRRRPFVNNIGALKWSHRLMSLDAENVILYYRDYDGVEPIYNCGDFHNVPLVSYKGGVINYNPVLSLCQLGYMLKEKPEANLLEELKGLIMQI